Proteins from a genomic interval of Pseudomonas silesiensis:
- a CDS encoding heavy-metal-associated domain-containing protein encodes MQVFNVQGMSCGHCVKAITQALQSKDPAASVRIDLAAKEVGVESALTADQVIVLISAEGYEAKVA; translated from the coding sequence ATGCAAGTGTTCAACGTTCAAGGCATGTCCTGCGGTCACTGTGTCAAAGCCATCACTCAAGCACTGCAATCGAAGGATCCGGCGGCTAGCGTACGGATCGATCTGGCGGCGAAAGAGGTTGGGGTGGAGAGTGCGTTGACGGCGGATCAGGTAATCGTACTGATTAGCGCAGAAGGCTACGAAGCGAAAGTCGCCTGA
- a CDS encoding heavy metal translocating P-type ATPase → MSETTTFDLPIAGMTCASCAGRVERALSKVIGASAVSVNLATEQARVQAPSDSLPALMDAVQQAGYSVPQQTLELSIDGMTCASCIGRVERALAKVPGVKSVSVNLANERAHLELLGQVDPQTLIAAVTKAGYGASIREVEHPLADHQQQRLHRERWALIMAIVLALPLVLPMVLQPFGVHWMLPAWVQFALATPVQFVFGARFYIAAWKAVRAGAGNMDLLVALGTSAGYGLSLYEWATAAGRMPHLYFEASAVVIALVLLGKYLESRAKRQTASAIRALEALRPERAIQVIDGREQDVAISALRLNDLVMVKPGERFPVDGEVVEGQSHADEALISGESLPVPKQPGDKVTGGAINGEGRLLVRTQALGAETVLARIIRLVEDAQAAKAPIQKLVDKVSQVFVPTVLLIALATLIGWWLYGAPMETALINAVAVLVIACPCALGLATPTAIMAGTGVAARYGILIKDAEALERAHEVSAVVFDKTGTLTSGTPRIAHLSAIDADEAALLQRAGALQRGSEHPLAKAVLDACAERGLNVADVSDSQSLTGRGIAGTLEGRRLALGNRRLLEESGLSAGTLADSATAWETEGRTLSWLIEQSPEPKVLGLFAFGDTLKAGALQAVQQLAASNISSHLLTGDNRGSAKVVAEALGIQDVHAEVLPADKAATVATLKKTGVVAMVGDGINDAPALAAADIGIAMGGGTDVAMHAAGITLMRGDPRLVPAALDISRKTYAKIRQNLFWAFVYNLIGIPLAAAGLLNPVLAGAAMALSSVSVVSNALLLKTWKPKDLEDTP, encoded by the coding sequence ATGTCCGAAACCACTACGTTCGACCTGCCGATTGCCGGCATGACCTGCGCCAGTTGCGCCGGGCGCGTCGAGCGCGCCTTGAGCAAAGTCATCGGCGCCAGTGCCGTCAGCGTCAACCTCGCCACCGAACAGGCCCGGGTCCAGGCGCCCAGCGACAGCCTGCCGGCGTTGATGGACGCCGTGCAGCAAGCCGGCTACAGCGTGCCGCAGCAAACCCTGGAGTTGAGCATCGACGGCATGACCTGCGCCTCCTGTATCGGCCGGGTCGAACGTGCGCTGGCGAAGGTGCCGGGGGTCAAGAGTGTCAGCGTCAACCTGGCCAACGAACGCGCCCACCTCGAGTTGCTCGGCCAGGTCGATCCGCAGACCTTGATCGCCGCTGTGACCAAGGCGGGTTACGGCGCCAGCATCCGGGAAGTCGAACACCCGCTTGCCGACCATCAGCAACAGCGCCTGCACCGCGAGCGTTGGGCCTTGATCATGGCGATCGTCCTCGCCTTGCCGCTGGTGTTGCCAATGGTGCTGCAACCCTTCGGCGTGCACTGGATGCTCCCGGCCTGGGTGCAATTCGCGCTGGCGACGCCCGTGCAATTCGTCTTCGGTGCGCGTTTTTATATCGCCGCGTGGAAAGCCGTGCGTGCCGGTGCCGGCAACATGGATCTGCTGGTGGCCTTGGGCACCAGTGCCGGTTATGGCTTGAGTCTCTACGAATGGGCCACCGCTGCCGGGCGAATGCCGCACCTGTACTTCGAAGCCTCCGCAGTAGTCATTGCGCTGGTGTTGCTGGGCAAATACCTGGAAAGTCGCGCAAAACGCCAGACCGCCAGCGCCATCCGCGCCCTCGAAGCCTTGCGCCCGGAACGAGCGATTCAAGTGATCGATGGCCGTGAGCAGGACGTTGCCATCAGCGCCCTGCGTCTCAATGACCTGGTGATGGTCAAACCCGGCGAGCGTTTCCCGGTGGACGGTGAAGTCGTCGAAGGCCAGAGCCACGCCGACGAAGCGCTGATCAGCGGCGAAAGCCTGCCGGTGCCGAAACAACCCGGCGACAAGGTCACCGGCGGCGCAATCAATGGCGAAGGCCGGTTACTGGTTCGCACCCAGGCCTTGGGCGCGGAAACCGTACTGGCGCGGATCATCCGCCTGGTGGAAGACGCGCAAGCGGCCAAGGCGCCGATCCAGAAACTGGTGGATAAAGTCAGCCAGGTGTTCGTCCCGACGGTGCTGCTGATCGCGTTGGCCACCCTGATCGGTTGGTGGCTGTACGGAGCGCCGATGGAAACGGCGCTGATCAACGCCGTTGCGGTGTTGGTGATTGCCTGCCCTTGCGCACTCGGGCTGGCCACGCCGACGGCAATCATGGCCGGTACCGGAGTGGCGGCGCGCTACGGGATTCTGATCAAGGACGCCGAAGCGCTGGAGCGGGCCCATGAAGTCAGCGCCGTGGTGTTCGACAAGACCGGCACCCTGACCTCCGGCACACCGCGCATCGCCCATTTGAGTGCGATCGACGCTGACGAAGCCGCTCTGCTGCAAAGGGCCGGCGCCCTGCAGCGCGGCAGTGAACATCCGCTGGCCAAGGCCGTGCTGGACGCTTGCGCCGAACGTGGTTTGAATGTGGCCGATGTCAGTGACAGCCAGTCCCTGACCGGGCGCGGCATTGCCGGCACGCTCGAAGGTCGGCGGCTGGCGCTGGGTAATCGGCGCCTGCTGGAAGAGAGCGGTTTGAGCGCCGGTACATTGGCGGATAGCGCAACCGCATGGGAAACCGAAGGCCGGACCCTGTCCTGGCTGATCGAGCAAAGCCCCGAGCCGAAAGTGCTGGGCCTATTCGCTTTCGGTGACACCCTCAAGGCCGGCGCGCTACAAGCGGTGCAACAACTCGCCGCAAGCAACATCAGCAGCCACCTGTTGACCGGCGACAATCGCGGCAGTGCCAAAGTGGTCGCCGAGGCGCTCGGCATTCAAGATGTCCACGCCGAAGTGCTGCCGGCCGACAAAGCCGCCACCGTCGCCACACTCAAGAAAACCGGGGTCGTGGCAATGGTCGGCGACGGCATCAACGATGCCCCGGCCCTGGCCGCTGCCGACATCGGCATCGCCATGGGCGGTGGCACCGACGTGGCCATGCACGCCGCCGGAATCACCTTGATGCGCGGTGACCCACGGCTGGTGCCGGCGGCGCTGGACATCAGCCGCAAGACCTACGCGAAGATCCGGCAGAACCTGTTCTGGGCCTTCGTCTATAACCTGATCGGTATTCCGCTGGCAGCAGCAGGTTTGCTCAACCCGGTGCTCGCCGGCGCGGCCATGGCGTTGTCGAGCGTCAGCGTGGTGAGCAATGCGCTACTGTTGAAAACCTGGAAACCCAAGGATCTGGAGGACACCCCATGA
- the cueR gene encoding Cu(I)-responsive transcriptional regulator: MNIGQAARQSGLSAKMIRYYESIGLLKAAHRTDSGYRVYGDDDLHTLAFIKRSRDLGFSLEEVGKLLTLWQDRQRASADVKALARQHIEELDRKILELGQLRDTLQDLVEHCQGDHRPDCPILKNLESGCCAVSARV, from the coding sequence ATGAACATTGGCCAAGCGGCCCGCCAGAGCGGCCTGAGCGCGAAGATGATCCGTTATTACGAGTCCATCGGCCTGCTCAAGGCCGCCCATCGTACCGACAGTGGCTATCGGGTTTACGGCGACGACGACCTGCACACCCTGGCGTTCATCAAGCGTTCTCGCGACCTGGGATTTTCACTGGAAGAGGTCGGCAAATTGCTGACCCTCTGGCAGGACCGCCAACGCGCCAGCGCCGACGTCAAGGCGCTGGCCCGTCAGCATATCGAGGAATTGGACCGCAAGATCCTCGAGCTGGGCCAATTGCGCGACACGCTGCAGGACCTGGTCGAGCACTGCCAGGGTGATCACCGTCCCGATTGCCCGATTCTCAAAAATCTTGAGTCGGGTTGTTGTGCCGTGTCCGCTCGCGTCTGA
- a CDS encoding PA4780 family RIO1-like protein kinase: protein MKTPKRIEPLIEDGLVDEVLRPLMSGKEAAVYVVRCGNELRCAKVYKEANKRSFRQAAEYQEGRKVRNSRQARAMAKGSKFGKKETEDAWQNAEVAALFRLAGAGVRVPKPYDFLEGVLLMELVADEYGDAAPRLNDVVLEPDQAREYHAFLISQIVLMLCTGLVHGDLSEFNVLLTPTGPVIIDLPQAVDAAGNNHAFSMLERDVGNMASYFGRYAPELKKTRYAKEMWALYEAGTLHPASVLTGEFDEPEELADVGGIMREIEAARLDEERKQAVRAADDAPPGKTEEPPPPWMQ, encoded by the coding sequence ATGAAGACTCCAAAACGCATTGAACCCCTGATCGAGGACGGTCTGGTCGACGAGGTGCTGCGCCCACTCATGAGTGGTAAAGAAGCAGCTGTTTACGTGGTGCGCTGCGGTAACGAGTTACGTTGCGCGAAGGTCTACAAGGAGGCGAACAAACGCAGTTTTCGTCAGGCGGCCGAGTATCAGGAAGGTCGCAAGGTACGCAACAGCCGTCAGGCCCGGGCGATGGCCAAGGGCTCCAAGTTCGGCAAGAAAGAAACCGAAGACGCCTGGCAGAATGCCGAAGTGGCGGCGTTGTTCCGTCTGGCCGGCGCGGGCGTCCGGGTGCCCAAGCCTTACGACTTCCTGGAAGGCGTGCTGCTGATGGAACTGGTAGCCGACGAATATGGCGATGCGGCGCCGCGTCTGAACGACGTTGTGCTGGAGCCGGACCAGGCGCGTGAATACCACGCGTTCCTGATTTCGCAGATCGTGCTGATGTTGTGTACCGGTCTGGTGCACGGTGACTTGTCGGAATTCAACGTGTTGCTGACCCCGACCGGTCCGGTGATCATCGACTTGCCGCAGGCGGTGGATGCGGCGGGTAACAACCACGCGTTCAGCATGCTGGAACGGGACGTGGGCAACATGGCGTCGTACTTCGGACGATATGCGCCGGAGTTGAAGAAGACCCGGTACGCCAAGGAAATGTGGGCGCTGTACGAAGCCGGCACCTTGCACCCGGCCAGCGTTTTGACCGGTGAGTTCGACGAGCCGGAAGAGTTGGCCGACGTTGGCGGCATCATGCGCGAAATCGAGGCCGCACGCCTCGATGAAGAACGCAAGCAGGCGGTACGCGCCGCAGACGACGCGCCACCTGGCAAGACCGAAGAGCCGCCTCCGCCCTGGATGCAGTGA
- the arfA gene encoding alternative ribosome rescue factor ArfA has product MSKKPSKNGPNKAKSIIAQPLFRSRRERAGKGKGSYRREAFQSDNWEASYFLAA; this is encoded by the coding sequence ATGAGCAAAAAGCCATCGAAAAATGGCCCGAACAAGGCCAAATCCATTATTGCCCAGCCACTGTTCCGCAGCCGTCGGGAACGAGCCGGCAAAGGCAAAGGCAGCTACCGCCGCGAAGCCTTCCAGTCTGACAACTGGGAGGCTTCTTACTTTCTGGCGGCCTGA
- a CDS encoding lytic murein transglycosylase: protein MPLCLSRRWHFRHLIAASSLILLVACAEKPTAADAQPLQTLPVATAPAVIPPVVPTGDNLDIQPTQTFAEWQAGFRRDALAAGIRADLFDRAFANVSLDSSVIRADRSQPEFSRPVWEYLDGALSPLRVRKGQALVSQYADILQSIEQRYGVDRQALVSVWGMESNFGQFQGSKSVINSLATLAYEGRRPGFAHAQLIAALQILQQGDIEPEAMLGSWAGAMGQTQFIPTTYNTHAVDFDGDGRRDIWGSSADALASTAHYLQSSGWQKGQPWGFEVQLPGSFNYVLADGTIRKSVAEWQQLGVTLPNGAQVPPGSEQLSAALLLPAGYRGPAFLVLDNFRAILKYNNSSSYALAVSLLSERFNGAGLINGAWPKDDMPLSRTERIELQSLLSAQNYDAGTADGIIGANTRKAIRSAQQSFGWPADGYPTHKLLEGLRNR from the coding sequence ATGCCCCTTTGTCTTTCCCGTCGTTGGCACTTTCGCCATCTGATAGCTGCCTCCAGCCTCATTTTGCTAGTCGCCTGTGCGGAAAAACCGACCGCCGCCGACGCCCAACCGCTTCAGACCCTCCCCGTCGCGACAGCCCCTGCGGTGATCCCGCCCGTGGTGCCGACCGGTGACAACCTCGACATCCAGCCGACCCAGACCTTCGCCGAATGGCAGGCGGGTTTTCGCCGGGATGCGCTGGCTGCCGGCATCCGCGCCGACCTGTTCGACCGCGCCTTTGCCAATGTGAGCCTGGACAGCAGCGTGATCCGCGCCGACCGCAGCCAACCGGAATTTTCCCGCCCGGTGTGGGAATACCTCGATGGCGCCCTTTCGCCACTGCGGGTACGCAAAGGCCAGGCGCTGGTCAGCCAATATGCCGACATCCTGCAAAGCATCGAGCAGCGCTACGGCGTCGATCGCCAGGCACTGGTTTCGGTGTGGGGCATGGAGAGTAACTTCGGTCAGTTCCAGGGCAGCAAGTCGGTGATCAACTCCCTGGCGACCCTGGCCTATGAAGGCCGGCGCCCCGGATTTGCCCACGCGCAATTGATTGCTGCACTGCAGATTCTGCAACAGGGTGATATCGAACCGGAGGCGATGCTCGGTTCCTGGGCCGGGGCCATGGGCCAGACCCAGTTCATCCCCACCACCTACAACACCCACGCCGTCGACTTCGACGGTGACGGCCGGCGCGACATCTGGGGCAGTTCTGCCGATGCCCTGGCCTCGACGGCGCACTACCTGCAGAGTTCGGGCTGGCAGAAAGGCCAGCCGTGGGGCTTCGAAGTACAACTGCCCGGTAGCTTCAACTACGTGCTGGCCGACGGCACGATTCGCAAGAGCGTGGCCGAATGGCAGCAACTGGGGGTCACGCTACCCAATGGCGCCCAGGTTCCGCCAGGCTCCGAACAACTGTCTGCGGCCCTGCTGCTGCCGGCCGGTTATCGCGGCCCGGCGTTCCTGGTCCTGGACAACTTCCGTGCGATCCTCAAGTACAACAACTCGTCGTCCTACGCGTTGGCCGTCAGCCTGTTGTCCGAACGTTTCAACGGCGCTGGCCTGATCAACGGCGCCTGGCCGAAAGATGATATGCCGCTCAGCCGTACCGAGCGCATTGAACTGCAAAGCCTGCTGAGTGCGCAGAATTACGA